A DNA window from Paenibacillus andongensis contains the following coding sequences:
- a CDS encoding YveK family protein: MEKSILDYFVLIRKKLWMIALFVLLSCLTTFYVSKTFVEPVYKANTQVLVSSTFKSEEAIDLNDVSMNLNLIESYKEIMKSDHIIQMMLQSHPEFGMTQKELLKNLKVSSTDKTQIIKIELEDHSYEKAVVITKTLADTFISEVPSLMNMNNVKIFSSSDAAVKPLPVNSSVIINLALSFILSAMAAIGVFFFFENMNDTIRSEKEAEHIVGLPVLTSIGTIKKGKASKPSRARSREVGEKAYVTAK; encoded by the coding sequence ATGGAGAAATCGATCTTGGATTACTTTGTACTCATTCGCAAAAAGCTGTGGATGATTGCACTGTTCGTTCTACTCTCGTGTCTGACAACGTTCTATGTCAGCAAGACTTTCGTCGAGCCTGTTTACAAGGCAAACACACAAGTGCTGGTTAGCAGCACGTTCAAGAGTGAAGAGGCGATAGATCTTAACGATGTGTCAATGAACTTGAATTTAATCGAGAGCTACAAGGAAATCATGAAATCAGATCATATCATTCAAATGATGCTGCAGAGTCACCCTGAATTCGGAATGACCCAGAAGGAGCTGCTGAAGAATCTGAAAGTGAGCTCCACAGATAAAACGCAAATTATCAAAATTGAGCTTGAGGATCATAGCTATGAAAAAGCGGTTGTGATTACCAAGACACTTGCTGATACGTTCATTAGTGAAGTGCCAAGCTTGATGAATATGAATAATGTCAAGATTTTTTCTAGTTCTGATGCTGCTGTGAAGCCATTGCCAGTCAATTCCAGCGTAATCATCAATCTTGCTTTGAGCTTTATTTTATCGGCGATGGCAGCCATTGGTGTTTTCTTCTTCTTTGAAAACATGAATGACACTATTCGTTCTGAAAAAGAAGCCGAGCACATCGTTGGGCTGCCGGTACTCACTTCCATCGGAACAATTAAAAAGGGTAAAGCATCGAAACCTTCGCGTGCACGAAGCAGAGAGGTAGGGGAAAAGGCATATGTCACAGCTAAATAA
- a CDS encoding transposase, which translates to MERNRYSEEFKKQTVKYILEQGKSMPQMSEELGISAGVLHNWKATYRDEFQTESVITPERVRQLEQQLREKDLEYQEKERQNQDLQEELAILKKALHIFSKEKN; encoded by the coding sequence ATGGAACGAAATCGTTATAGTGAAGAATTTAAGAAGCAGACAGTGAAGTACATCTTAGAGCAAGGTAAATCAATGCCGCAGATGTCCGAAGAGCTCGGGATATCTGCGGGTGTTCTGCACAACTGGAAAGCTACATACCGTGACGAATTTCAGACGGAGTCAGTAATTACTCCGGAAAGAGTGCGCCAGCTTGAGCAACAGTTACGTGAAAAAGATCTGGAGTATCAGGAGAAAGAACGCCAAAATCAAGATCTCCAAGAGGAACTCGCTATTTTAAAAAAGGCGCTGCACATCTTCAGCAAAGAAAAGAACTAA
- the galU gene encoding UTP--glucose-1-phosphate uridylyltransferase GalU — translation MKKVKKAIIPAAGLGTRFLPATKAMPKEMLPIINKPTIQYIVEEAIESGIEDIIIVTGKGKRAIEDHFDNAFELENKLLETGKLELLKEVQRSSKVEIHYIRQKEPKGLGHAVWCARRFIGNEPFAVLLGDDIVTGKVPCLKQLIQQYELSENSVIGVQTVPPELTNRYGVIDPGEQNNRLYQVKDFVEKPKLGTAPSNLAIMGRYVFSPKIFEFLELQEKGAGGEIQLTDAIQKLNQIERVLAYHFDGIRYDVGERLGYILTTMAFALESKDLRPDVLEAMAAILIKEQYAPILEHLGGGDHELARTAGGL, via the coding sequence ATGAAAAAGGTGAAAAAAGCCATTATTCCGGCCGCAGGTTTAGGAACGAGATTCCTGCCTGCTACGAAAGCAATGCCCAAAGAGATGCTCCCGATCATCAACAAGCCGACTATTCAATACATCGTGGAAGAAGCCATTGAATCCGGAATCGAAGATATTATCATTGTTACGGGTAAAGGGAAGAGGGCAATCGAAGATCACTTCGATAATGCTTTCGAGTTAGAAAACAAGCTGTTGGAAACAGGGAAGCTGGAGCTTCTCAAGGAAGTTCAGCGTTCATCCAAGGTAGAGATTCATTACATTCGTCAAAAGGAACCCAAAGGTCTGGGACATGCGGTCTGGTGTGCAAGAAGGTTCATTGGGAATGAACCCTTCGCTGTACTGCTAGGTGATGATATTGTCACAGGGAAGGTGCCTTGCCTAAAACAGCTCATTCAGCAATATGAATTATCAGAAAATTCAGTTATTGGCGTACAAACTGTACCTCCAGAGCTTACCAATCGTTACGGTGTCATTGATCCAGGTGAGCAAAATAACCGCTTGTATCAAGTGAAAGACTTTGTTGAGAAACCAAAATTAGGCACTGCCCCTTCCAATCTTGCCATTATGGGTAGATATGTGTTCTCCCCTAAAATCTTTGAATTTTTGGAGCTTCAGGAGAAAGGCGCTGGCGGAGAAATTCAACTGACAGACGCGATTCAGAAGCTTAATCAAATAGAACGAGTGCTTGCGTATCATTTTGACGGTATCCGTTATGATGTGGGTGAACGCCTCGGTTACATTCTCACGACAATGGCATTCGCCTTGGAGAGTAAAGATCTTCGGCCCGATGTACTTGAAGCGATGGCTGCCATCCTTATCAAGGAGCAATATGCACCAATTCTAGAGCATCTGGGAGGTGGAGACCATGAGCTTGCGCGAACTGCAGGAGGATTATGA
- a CDS encoding Gfo/Idh/MocA family protein, with the protein MSINKLKIGVIGAGSISDMHFESYVKQADAELVAVCDLNRQRAEDKAAKYNVELIYTDYRELLANPEVDAVSICTWNNTHAEISIAALRAGKHVLVEKPLCKTVEEAERIQEAVRETGKILQVGFVRRYDTNAQLVKRFIDNGDLGELYYAKASCLRRLGNPGGWFADTERSGGGPLIDIGVHVIDLCWYLMGRPKPVSVSGHTYNKLGNRANVRNLSFYKAADYNVDLNTVEDMANALIRFENGASLMVDVSFTLHAKKDEIAVKLYGDKGGVELEPELVLVTEMLDTILNVSPQTDSKSINITEAFSQEISHFLSCCRTGNSPISPVEDGLTMMKILCGIYESAAKGQEIRL; encoded by the coding sequence ATGAGCATAAACAAATTGAAAATTGGTGTAATCGGTGCAGGTTCCATATCCGATATGCACTTTGAGTCCTATGTGAAGCAAGCAGACGCAGAATTGGTAGCCGTATGTGACTTGAATCGTCAAAGAGCTGAGGATAAAGCCGCAAAGTATAATGTTGAGCTTATTTACACCGATTATCGGGAGCTTCTGGCCAATCCAGAGGTCGATGCTGTAAGTATTTGTACTTGGAATAATACACATGCTGAGATAAGCATTGCAGCTTTGCGTGCCGGCAAGCATGTTCTTGTAGAAAAACCACTTTGCAAAACCGTGGAAGAGGCTGAGCGCATTCAAGAAGCCGTTCGTGAAACGGGGAAAATTCTGCAGGTAGGTTTTGTACGAAGATATGATACCAATGCTCAACTCGTTAAGCGCTTTATCGATAACGGCGATTTGGGAGAATTGTACTATGCCAAAGCTTCGTGTCTTCGTCGTTTAGGTAATCCAGGGGGCTGGTTTGCTGACACGGAACGATCTGGCGGTGGACCTTTAATCGATATCGGTGTACATGTGATTGACTTATGCTGGTACTTAATGGGGAGACCGAAGCCTGTATCGGTCAGTGGCCATACCTATAATAAGCTTGGGAATCGGGCGAACGTACGCAATCTTTCCTTTTACAAAGCCGCTGATTATAATGTTGATTTGAATACCGTCGAAGATATGGCCAATGCCTTAATTCGCTTTGAAAATGGAGCTTCCCTAATGGTTGATGTTAGCTTTACCCTGCATGCCAAAAAGGATGAAATCGCTGTCAAGTTGTACGGAGATAAAGGCGGCGTGGAATTGGAGCCTGAACTTGTACTCGTTACGGAAATGCTGGATACCATTTTGAATGTATCGCCACAGACAGATAGCAAATCTATCAACATAACAGAAGCTTTTAGTCAGGAGATCAGTCATTTCTTAAGCTGTTGTCGAACTGGGAATTCACCGATTAGTCCTGTAGAAGATGGACTTACAATGATGAAAATTCTTTGCGGTATTTATGAATCAGCTGCCAAGGGTCAGGAAATCAGATTATAA
- a CDS encoding sugar phosphate isomerase/epimerase family protein — protein sequence MKLGVSTYSLFQALKSGEMDIFGAIDWIADQGGEHVEIVPLGFDLPGNLELADEIRLKAQSRGIEISNYAIGANFLTDSQEAYEQEIKRVKGEVDLAARLGVKRMRHDVASSEDRSIANFNKELERMAEACRQIADYASQYGIITSVENHGYFVQHSDRVQTLIQAVDRPNFRTTLDVGNFMCVDEDSVAAVKNNLPFASMVHVKDFYLRPSYQNPGNGWFQTLQGNHLRGAIVGHGDIDMKEVLRVIKSSGYDGFISLEFEGMEECKMGTMIGLQNIRRLWDDVG from the coding sequence ATGAAACTTGGGGTTAGTACGTATAGTTTATTTCAAGCTCTGAAGTCTGGAGAAATGGACATTTTTGGTGCTATTGACTGGATTGCTGACCAGGGTGGCGAACATGTTGAGATAGTGCCCCTTGGCTTTGATTTACCCGGGAATCTGGAACTTGCAGATGAGATAAGACTTAAGGCGCAGTCACGCGGCATCGAAATATCTAATTATGCGATTGGAGCAAACTTTCTAACGGATTCTCAAGAGGCCTATGAACAGGAAATTAAACGGGTCAAAGGGGAAGTCGATCTCGCTGCTAGGCTTGGTGTAAAGAGAATGCGTCATGATGTCGCATCAAGTGAGGATCGTTCTATTGCGAACTTTAACAAAGAACTTGAGCGCATGGCGGAGGCCTGTCGGCAAATTGCTGACTATGCTTCGCAGTATGGCATCATAACGAGCGTTGAGAATCACGGATACTTTGTGCAGCATAGTGACCGCGTTCAAACGTTAATTCAAGCTGTAGACCGTCCTAATTTCCGCACAACGCTAGATGTTGGCAATTTCATGTGTGTAGATGAAGATTCTGTTGCTGCAGTGAAAAATAATCTACCCTTCGCTTCGATGGTCCATGTGAAAGATTTTTACCTTCGTCCTTCGTATCAAAATCCAGGCAATGGTTGGTTTCAAACCTTACAAGGCAATCATTTGCGCGGCGCTATTGTGGGTCATGGTGATATTGATATGAAAGAAGTATTACGCGTTATTAAAAGCTCCGGCTATGACGGATTCATTTCCTTGGAATTCGAAGGCATGGAGGAATGCAAAATGGGCACGATGATTGGGTTGCAAAACATTAGAAGGCTATGGGATGATGTTGGATAG
- a CDS encoding response regulator yields MKAIPILMKAGGTVKVVIVDDHPLVRKGLSAVLKLEANIEISGESETVEHALQLIKETKPDLAIVDLKLGNRSGLEVVENIKDSSCRSIILTSSTMEQDVRRAEAVGADGYVLKEALPEELLLAIKLIFKGKKYYDPGLMEMLFKKEEEDSFSKLTPKEREVLIGLGEGLSNQGMAKKLMVTEFTVKKHVSQILNKLCVNDRTQAALLAQSKGLVSSFQ; encoded by the coding sequence ATGAAGGCTATTCCCATTCTTATGAAAGCAGGTGGTACTGTGAAAGTTGTTATCGTAGATGATCATCCGTTGGTGCGAAAAGGATTGTCAGCTGTGCTAAAGCTTGAAGCTAACATCGAAATTTCTGGTGAATCGGAAACGGTGGAGCATGCACTCCAGTTAATCAAGGAAACGAAACCGGATCTGGCTATTGTAGATCTTAAGCTGGGGAATCGCTCGGGGCTCGAAGTGGTTGAGAATATCAAGGATTCGTCATGCCGAAGTATCATTCTGACCTCATCGACCATGGAGCAGGATGTAAGAAGGGCAGAGGCTGTAGGTGCGGATGGTTATGTACTCAAAGAGGCGCTGCCAGAGGAATTGCTGCTTGCCATTAAATTGATTTTCAAAGGGAAAAAGTATTACGATCCAGGATTAATGGAAATGTTGTTCAAGAAAGAGGAAGAGGATAGCTTCAGTAAGCTTACGCCGAAGGAGCGGGAAGTGTTAATTGGTCTTGGAGAGGGTTTGTCCAATCAAGGAATGGCTAAGAAACTGATGGTAACTGAGTTCACAGTCAAGAAGCATGTTAGCCAAATTCTAAACAAATTATGCGTCAACGATCGTACCCAAGCGGCTTTGTTAGCGCAATCCAAGGGACTGGTCAGCAGTTTTCAGTAA
- a CDS encoding IS3 family transposase, which yields MEDHRSEFRLEKMCDVLQVSRSGYYKWKTVVVSERNKRKEELTKRIKWHFHDSDETYGSPRIFKELVKEGWTVAERTVGLIMREHGLRSCMARKFRVTTTDSNHDQPIAPNILEQDFKATKPNEKWVADITYIPCRQGRLYLASIMDLHTKQIVGWKLSDRMTTDLVMDALNQAYASKKPGKGLIHHSDRGSQYASKEYREQLASYGMKPSMSRKGNCYDNACIEAFHSILKRECIYSKPKFKTKQEAQEKLFRYLEIFYNRKRSNSTIGYMSPLRFEKLYYQNAA from the coding sequence ATCGAGGATCATCGCTCCGAGTTTCGATTGGAGAAGATGTGTGACGTGCTACAAGTGTCTAGGAGCGGCTATTACAAATGGAAAACTGTTGTTGTGTCCGAGCGTAACAAGCGCAAAGAGGAACTAACTAAACGCATTAAGTGGCATTTTCATGATTCGGATGAAACTTATGGCAGCCCGAGGATATTCAAAGAACTTGTGAAAGAAGGCTGGACCGTAGCGGAACGTACGGTGGGTCTTATTATGCGCGAACATGGATTACGTTCGTGTATGGCGCGGAAGTTCAGGGTCACTACGACAGATTCTAATCACGATCAGCCCATTGCTCCCAATATCCTTGAGCAAGACTTTAAAGCAACGAAACCAAATGAAAAGTGGGTAGCTGACATAACCTACATTCCTTGCCGTCAAGGGAGGCTCTATCTGGCTAGTATCATGGATCTGCACACGAAACAAATCGTTGGATGGAAACTTAGCGATCGAATGACGACTGACTTGGTAATGGATGCGCTAAATCAGGCATACGCCTCTAAGAAGCCAGGCAAAGGTCTTATCCATCATTCTGATCGCGGCTCCCAGTATGCCTCAAAGGAGTACCGTGAGCAGTTAGCAAGCTACGGTATGAAGCCAAGCATGAGTCGTAAGGGCAACTGTTATGACAATGCTTGTATTGAGGCTTTTCACAGCATCTTAAAACGTGAGTGTATCTACAGCAAACCCAAATTTAAGACGAAGCAAGAAGCGCAGGAGAAGTTGTTCCGATACCTCGAAATCTTTTACAACCGGAAACGATCTAACAGCACGATTGGCTACATGTCTCCGTTACGCTTCGAAAAGTTGTACTACCAGAACGCAGCTTAA
- a CDS encoding CpsD/CapB family tyrosine-protein kinase, whose amino-acid sequence MSQLNNVLVAELDPISSVSEAYRSLRTAVRYKKVVPAGQGMVLMVASPKAQEGKTTTLANLAITYAQEGKSVLVLDCNLRQPALHEMFGAKNTKGLSHFLNKGLTIEDVITPTGIIGLDLIASGGQPLNPSELLGSANMEALMNQLRQRYEVILIDSPSTLDYTDACLLSEYSDGVMLVAKNGKTKREWAKQARAQLEMSGARMLGIVFNQ is encoded by the coding sequence ATGTCACAGCTAAATAATGTTCTTGTGGCTGAGTTGGATCCGATTTCGTCGGTCTCCGAAGCTTATCGTTCCTTGCGTACAGCGGTACGCTATAAAAAGGTTGTACCAGCCGGGCAAGGAATGGTGCTCATGGTTGCATCTCCCAAGGCGCAAGAAGGCAAGACGACGACCCTTGCTAATCTGGCTATTACCTACGCTCAGGAAGGCAAGTCTGTCCTGGTTCTGGATTGTAATTTACGGCAACCAGCCCTGCATGAGATGTTTGGTGCTAAGAATACGAAAGGTTTGAGCCACTTCTTAAATAAGGGGCTAACCATAGAGGATGTCATTACACCGACAGGCATCATCGGGCTTGATCTCATCGCCAGCGGTGGTCAACCGCTGAATCCATCCGAGCTGTTAGGCTCCGCCAATATGGAAGCCTTGATGAACCAGCTAAGGCAGCGTTATGAAGTCATTCTCATCGATTCGCCATCAACGCTTGACTATACGGATGCTTGTTTACTTTCTGAGTATAGTGACGGCGTGATGTTAGTTGCCAAGAATGGCAAGACGAAGCGAGAGTGGGCTAAGCAAGCGAGAGCACAGTTAGAGATGTCTGGAGCCAGAATGCTCGGTATTGTTTTCAACCAATAA
- a CDS encoding glycosyltransferase → MFIHSKLRVSIVICTYNRAELLQITLDSLPALKAIDKAEILIVDNNSTDRTREISQSFIQRQSGVTDVHYLFEQTQGLSAARNRGIQEAKGDIIAFLDDDAVPCMEWIRTIIDTFDSRQDVYALGGVIRPRFESERPKWLIKSLELPYTIVDMGATMHEYPMNRHPFGANMAIRKSFHDKYLFPTDLGRKGTLLLSGEESWIFDQMKKEGKAILYQPSMVVDHFIADSRLTKDWIKQRYYYQGVTNGSMHKSLISKLVLLGKVASKVLYIAVDALFAHTEGRKLLITCRLQSIRGTLDTLRRRGKMRLTG, encoded by the coding sequence GTGTTCATTCATTCAAAACTAAGGGTATCCATTGTCATCTGTACCTATAATCGTGCGGAATTGCTTCAAATCACCTTGGACTCGTTACCTGCTTTAAAGGCGATAGACAAGGCTGAGATTCTCATTGTGGATAACAATTCCACAGATCGTACACGAGAGATCTCACAATCGTTTATTCAGCGTCAATCAGGTGTGACGGACGTTCATTATTTATTTGAACAAACCCAAGGGCTTTCGGCTGCGCGAAATAGAGGTATCCAAGAAGCTAAGGGTGATATTATTGCCTTTCTCGATGATGATGCAGTTCCTTGCATGGAATGGATTCGCACCATCATAGACACCTTCGATAGTCGGCAGGATGTCTATGCGCTGGGAGGTGTGATTCGACCTCGTTTCGAAAGTGAACGACCGAAATGGCTGATCAAGTCGCTAGAGCTGCCCTATACGATTGTTGATATGGGAGCAACTATGCATGAGTATCCGATGAACAGGCATCCATTTGGCGCGAATATGGCGATACGTAAATCCTTTCATGACAAATACTTGTTCCCAACCGACCTAGGAAGGAAGGGGACACTGCTGTTGTCTGGGGAGGAATCCTGGATATTCGATCAGATGAAGAAAGAAGGGAAGGCTATTCTTTATCAGCCTTCCATGGTGGTTGATCACTTCATCGCGGATAGCCGGTTGACGAAGGATTGGATCAAGCAGCGCTATTATTATCAAGGTGTTACGAATGGCTCGATGCATAAGAGTCTTATCAGCAAGCTTGTTCTTCTCGGTAAGGTTGCCAGCAAGGTGCTCTACATCGCCGTAGATGCCTTGTTCGCACATACCGAAGGAAGAAAATTGCTGATCACGTGCCGGTTGCAAAGCATACGAGGCACGCTAGACACGTTACGTAGACGTGGAAAAATGCGCTTAACAGGGTGA
- a CDS encoding sugar transferase, translating to MSLRELQEDYEYLGPQKIPQKSYYTAATPRPQEGKSAASYLFVKRMLDIVLSLMGLLFLTPLFIIIAIWIKLEDPKGSVFFKQNRVGKDEIQFPMYKFRSMVSNAEELKQQLMSQNEVEGAMFKMKNDPRVTRVGRLLRKTSIDELPQLWNVLVGDMSLVGPRPALPSEVNEYTPYEKRRLVVTPGCTGLWQVSGRSNLSFGQMVELDLTYIRERSIFYDLKIILKTVSVLLGSKDAF from the coding sequence ATGAGCTTGCGCGAACTGCAGGAGGATTATGAGTACCTGGGACCTCAGAAAATTCCCCAGAAGAGCTATTACACGGCTGCTACCCCTAGACCGCAAGAAGGGAAAAGCGCTGCTTCCTATTTGTTTGTTAAGCGGATGCTCGATATTGTGTTGTCCCTCATGGGCCTTCTCTTCCTGACACCGTTATTTATCATCATTGCGATTTGGATTAAGTTAGAAGATCCGAAAGGCTCTGTTTTCTTCAAACAAAATCGAGTAGGTAAAGACGAAATACAGTTTCCGATGTATAAGTTTCGCTCGATGGTGTCCAATGCGGAAGAGCTGAAGCAGCAGTTGATGAGTCAGAATGAAGTTGAAGGCGCAATGTTTAAAATGAAAAATGACCCTCGCGTCACACGCGTCGGACGATTATTGCGCAAAACAAGTATAGATGAGCTGCCACAATTGTGGAATGTACTCGTTGGTGATATGAGCTTAGTCGGACCAAGACCCGCTTTGCCGAGCGAAGTTAACGAGTACACACCTTACGAGAAGAGACGTTTGGTCGTTACTCCTGGTTGCACGGGTTTGTGGCAAGTCAGCGGACGAAGTAATTTAAGCTTCGGGCAAATGGTTGAACTCGATTTGACTTACATCAGAGAACGAAGTATTTTCTATGATTTGAAAATCATCTTGAAAACCGTTTCGGTCCTTCTTGGCTCCAAAGATGCCTTTTAG
- a CDS encoding sugar phosphate isomerase/epimerase family protein yields the protein MGNPIGIMVDSLRLGLRDGLKKAKELGADGVQIYAVSGEMDPANLSPQARKELKAYIESLGLSISALCGDLGGHGFQDQSVNADKIEKSKRILDLAVELGTKVVTTHIGVVPEQANGPIYETMLHACEELGVYASSLGAYFAVETGPETAAHLKSFLDTLSTNGVSVNFDPANMVMVTGDDPVQGVITLKDYIVHTHVKDGIRLRQADPREVYGSLGYQPMSHELIAEAATSGPYYRELALGEGHVDFGRYFQALRDIGYTGYLTIEREVGEKPEVDIANAIAFIRKYQ from the coding sequence ATGGGGAATCCGATTGGCATTATGGTTGACAGTCTGCGTCTTGGTTTGCGCGACGGTTTGAAGAAAGCCAAAGAACTCGGTGCAGACGGGGTACAAATATATGCAGTTTCAGGTGAGATGGACCCAGCGAACTTATCACCTCAAGCGCGTAAGGAATTGAAAGCTTACATCGAGTCATTGGGGCTTAGCATCTCTGCTCTGTGTGGGGATTTAGGCGGTCATGGCTTCCAAGATCAGTCCGTGAATGCCGACAAAATTGAAAAATCAAAACGTATTCTCGACCTTGCGGTTGAACTGGGAACCAAAGTCGTAACCACTCACATCGGTGTCGTACCTGAACAAGCCAATGGCCCAATCTATGAGACGATGCTGCATGCGTGTGAGGAATTAGGCGTATATGCTAGCAGCTTAGGCGCTTACTTTGCTGTGGAAACCGGACCAGAAACAGCTGCTCACTTGAAAAGCTTTCTAGACACATTGTCTACCAATGGCGTCTCTGTTAACTTTGATCCGGCGAATATGGTGATGGTGACTGGCGATGATCCTGTTCAAGGTGTTATTACGCTGAAAGACTACATTGTCCACACACATGTGAAGGACGGTATCCGACTGCGTCAGGCAGACCCGCGTGAAGTGTATGGTTCACTGGGGTATCAGCCGATGAGTCACGAGCTTATCGCCGAGGCAGCGACATCAGGCCCCTACTATCGAGAGCTCGCTCTCGGCGAAGGTCATGTCGATTTTGGTCGCTATTTTCAGGCGCTTCGTGACATTGGTTACACGGGCTATTTAACCATTGAGCGCGAAGTTGGGGAAAAGCCTGAGGTCGACATTGCGAATGCGATTGCGTTTATTAGGAAATATCAATAG
- a CDS encoding sensor histidine kinase — protein sequence MRKMFSGESKVFYLYRYISLGGTSLVYAIEDRGPPLSIKIGIILALFIFAKWITDMYSRSGQASRTIKITVGLEMTGMMILHLLSGGMDSPFLWCVFNPAWMAASYLSSVYCWFMMLSYFLFVTAFSYFFANDQSLTTILLEENRFYLMLLFMTLSIQLLAGVKSRLEIANARTTETMEHMKSLYQIVEAATHSESENLKLIFAEFALKLTKLKMSFFWDVSGNGGHDPLITQGVTPVGVEASLTTAIEMQAAELRQLDSCMVMNLPEHGDFLVIPIKSSTRFWGVMGVKIERTSYEEGRHWFVKQLYFLSELCAVILERHQLERIENQLMIIEEQNRIADEMHDSVSQYIFGIVYAVHSLSRKWKDISTDQIKDQLQIIQESSVAASQELRSTIYSLSSRKNGGAFWITTVKSHLDSLSKLHAVKVTLNVTGDDHGLQVNYQKALFRIISEATGNAIRHGRSSHIKVDLSMKSDEVKLSVLDNGSGFSVTERLSDPTVSGLGVNNMELLVQSFGGTISIQSTTGKGTHIQVTLPSGHQDKKELNELQMMG from the coding sequence ATGAGAAAGATGTTCTCTGGTGAAAGTAAAGTCTTTTACTTGTACCGGTATATTTCACTTGGTGGAACTTCGTTAGTGTATGCCATTGAGGATCGTGGTCCCCCGTTAAGTATCAAAATTGGCATCATCTTGGCGCTGTTCATCTTTGCCAAATGGATTACGGACATGTATAGCCGAAGTGGCCAAGCCTCTCGCACAATTAAAATAACCGTTGGCTTGGAAATGACCGGGATGATGATCCTGCATCTTCTAAGCGGCGGTATGGACAGTCCGTTTCTGTGGTGTGTATTCAATCCCGCCTGGATGGCTGCCAGCTATCTTTCCTCGGTTTACTGCTGGTTTATGATGCTGAGTTACTTCTTATTTGTCACCGCATTTTCCTACTTTTTTGCCAATGACCAATCGCTAACCACTATTTTGCTAGAAGAAAATCGATTTTACTTGATGTTATTGTTCATGACGCTCTCGATTCAGCTATTAGCTGGCGTCAAAAGTAGGCTTGAGATTGCGAACGCTCGAACCACGGAGACGATGGAGCATATGAAGTCGCTGTATCAAATTGTGGAAGCAGCCACGCATAGCGAATCGGAGAATTTGAAATTGATTTTTGCTGAATTTGCTCTAAAGCTGACCAAGCTCAAGATGTCCTTCTTCTGGGATGTCAGTGGGAATGGCGGGCATGATCCACTTATTACCCAAGGTGTTACGCCAGTTGGCGTAGAAGCTTCCCTGACTACAGCTATTGAAATGCAAGCAGCCGAGCTTAGACAGCTCGATAGCTGTATGGTGATGAATTTACCTGAACATGGTGATTTTCTTGTAATTCCCATCAAGTCGTCAACCCGATTCTGGGGTGTGATGGGGGTGAAGATTGAGCGTACCAGCTATGAGGAAGGCAGGCATTGGTTCGTCAAACAGCTGTATTTTCTATCTGAGCTATGCGCCGTCATTTTGGAGAGACATCAGCTCGAGCGAATCGAGAACCAGTTGATGATTATCGAGGAGCAGAATCGAATTGCCGATGAAATGCACGACAGTGTTTCGCAGTATATTTTCGGAATTGTGTATGCCGTACATTCACTGAGCCGCAAATGGAAAGACATTTCAACGGATCAGATCAAGGATCAGCTGCAAATCATCCAAGAGTCATCTGTAGCGGCATCTCAAGAGCTTCGTTCCACCATTTATAGTCTGAGCTCGCGGAAAAATGGCGGTGCGTTTTGGATCACAACCGTCAAGTCCCATCTAGACAGCTTGTCCAAGCTGCACGCTGTGAAAGTAACGTTGAATGTTACTGGAGATGATCATGGTTTACAGGTCAATTATCAAAAGGCATTGTTTAGAATCATATCGGAAGCAACCGGAAATGCCATTCGTCATGGCCGAAGCAGTCACATTAAGGTAGATCTCAGTATGAAGTCAGATGAAGTGAAGCTATCGGTCTTGGATAACGGAAGTGGATTCAGTGTCACAGAACGGTTGTCGGATCCTACGGTATCTGGACTTGGTGTGAACAACATGGAGCTGCTAGTTCAGTCTTTTGGCGGAACGATTAGCATTCAGAGCACGACAGGAAAAGGTACACATATTCAAGTGACCCTCCCATCCGGGCATCAGGATAAAAAGGAATTAAATGAACTTCAGATGATGGGCTAA